A stretch of DNA from Staphylococcus sp. KG4-3:
AAGCGCCATTAAGCATAATGGCGCTTTATTAGTTAATGGACAACCAGTTACAGTCAGAAAGCAATTAGCTATAAATGATAATTTGGAAGTATTTTTAAGTGATGAAACCCCAAGCTCTAACTTAAAACCATATAACGACGGGTTAAATATCTTATATGAAGATTCATATTTAATTATTGTGTCGAAATCTGCCCAACAAAATTGTGCACCTTCTAGAGATCATTTACATTTTAGTTTAGTAGAGCAAGTGTTGGGTTATTTTAATGATAGAAAGTTATCGTTGACCCCACACATTGTTACGCGTTTAGACCGTAATACTTCAGGCATTGTTGTGTTGGCAAAGCATGGATTTATTCATCATTTAATGAGCCAAATTAAAATCGATAAAAAATATTTATGTATTTGTCAGGGGCGATTAGACGGTGAAGATTTAATTGATGCTCCTATCGCAAGACATCCAGATAGTATTATCCAGCGTCAAGTCAGTAGTTTAGGAAAGCCTTCACAGACTAAATATAAAGCACTCGAACATACTAATAATCATACTTTATGTGAAGTGAGTTTGCTGACAGGAAGAACACATCAAATACGTGTGCATTTTCAACATATTGGTTATCCTTTAGTAGGTGATGACTTATATGGCGGTAAAGATGAAACTTATCATCATCAATTATTACGTTGTATCCAAATATCATTTATTCACCCAATTAAAAAACAAAAAATTATAATAAACGATAGATATGACACGATTGAAACTATATTTAATATGATATAATTTAAAAGAACTATGGAGGTGGGGCTAATGGCTAATGAAAAAGAATCAATTACATTAGAGGATGAGCAAGTATATGATAAAGTATTGCTAGATGATTTGTTGATTAATAACCATATTGATGAATTTAGAGATGAATTCTTATCTATGCATACATATGAACAAAGTGAATACTTTGAAGATAGTGATGAAGGTATACGACAACGTATCTTTGAAGTACTATCGCCAGAAGAAGTTGCCGATTTCTTTGAACAATTAGAAATCGATGAAGACGAATATGAAGCGTTATTTGATACGATGGATGCTAATTATGCTAGTAAGATTTTAGAAGACATGTCTTACGATAATGCCGTAGATATTATGAATCAGTTGTCAAAACAAAAAACAGTTAGTCTCCTCACACTAATGAAGCGTGAAGATGCTAAAGAAATTAAAGCATTATTACATTACGATGAAGATACTGCCGGTGGTATCATGACTACTGAATATATCTCATTGAAAGCAACAATGCCTGTTAAAGAAGCGCTTATTCATGTCAAAGAACAAGCCCCTAATGCAGAAACAATTTATGTTATTTTTACAGTGAATGATGATAAACAACTAGCCGGCGTGCTCTCACTTAGAGATTTGATTGTAGCTGAAAATGATGCTTACATCGAAGATATCATGAGTGAACGTGTCATTAGTGCAAATGCAGCCGATGACCAAGAAGATGTTGCTCAAAAAATGAGAGACTATGATTTTATTGCAATGCCAGTTGTCGACTACCAAGACCATTTACTTGGTATTATTACGATTGATGATATTCTAGACGTTATGGACGAAGAAGCAAGTGAAGACTACTCTCGTTTAGCCGGTGTATCAGACGTTGATGCTACAAATGATTCT
This window harbors:
- a CDS encoding RluA family pseudouridine synthase, with the protein product MKFTYTIQQPEMVRTFLQQQEFSKRTISAIKHNGALLVNGQPVTVRKQLAINDNLEVFLSDETPSSNLKPYNDGLNILYEDSYLIIVSKSAQQNCAPSRDHLHFSLVEQVLGYFNDRKLSLTPHIVTRLDRNTSGIVVLAKHGFIHHLMSQIKIDKKYLCICQGRLDGEDLIDAPIARHPDSIIQRQVSSLGKPSQTKYKALEHTNNHTLCEVSLLTGRTHQIRVHFQHIGYPLVGDDLYGGKDETYHHQLLRCIQISFIHPIKKQKIIINDRYDTIETIFNMI
- the mgtE gene encoding magnesium transporter; amino-acid sequence: MANEKESITLEDEQVYDKVLLDDLLINNHIDEFRDEFLSMHTYEQSEYFEDSDEGIRQRIFEVLSPEEVADFFEQLEIDEDEYEALFDTMDANYASKILEDMSYDNAVDIMNQLSKQKTVSLLTLMKREDAKEIKALLHYDEDTAGGIMTTEYISLKATMPVKEALIHVKEQAPNAETIYVIFTVNDDKQLAGVLSLRDLIVAENDAYIEDIMSERVISANAADDQEDVAQKMRDYDFIAMPVVDYQDHLLGIITIDDILDVMDEEASEDYSRLAGVSDVDATNDSVIKTARKRLPWLIILTFLGMITATILGSFEDTLSKVALLAAFIPIISGMSGNSGTQSLAVSVRNISTGEIDEQSKFKVALRETGSGFLSGLVCAILLFIIIMVLYGQPILATIVGSSLTIAMTVGTLVGSMIPLVMNKLKIDPAVASGPFITTINDIVSMLIYFGLATSFMSYLT